From a single Opisthocomus hoazin isolate bOpiHoa1 chromosome 6, bOpiHoa1.hap1, whole genome shotgun sequence genomic region:
- the TSPAN1 gene encoding tetraspanin-1 — MGFFTFIKVMMILFNLVIFLSGGTLLGVGIWVTVDEQSFLDIFGMLSSSVFQVVYVSYFLIAIGAVLLVIGFLGCYGAQKDSKCLLMMFFSVVLIIFIAEIAAAVVVLVYTGFAETLLTAVVTPVLKEKYGEDDGFTHIWNVTMKEVHCCGLNNYTDFTDSPWYQQHGTYPLPCCDDELPCTGALAAEKNVTGCFDQILAEIKTNTGVVGGVAAGIAALEIAAMAVSMYLYCQLDQK, encoded by the exons ATGGGGTTCTTCACCTTTATCAAGGTCATGATGATCCTCTTCAACCTGGTCATATTT CTCAGTGGCGGGACCCTCCTGGGAGTTGGCATCTGGGTCACAGTGGATGAACAGTCATTCCTGGATATATTTGGGATGCTCTCGTCTAGCGTGTTTCAGGTTGTGTATGTGAGCTACTTCCTCATCGCCATTGGTGCTGTCCTGCTGGTGATCGGCTTCCTTGGGTGCTACGGCGCCCAAAAGGACAGCAAGTGTCTCCTGATGATG TTCTTCTCGGTGGTGCTGATCATCTTCATTGCCGAAATTGCTGCTGCCGTGGTGGTTCTGGTCTACACAGGTTTT GCGGAGACGCTGCTGACAGCCGTGGTGACCCCTGTGCTGAAGGAGAAGTATGGGGAGGATGACGGTTTCACGCACATCTGGAATGTCACCATGAAGGAG GTCCATTGCTGTGGCCTGAATAACTACACAGACTTCACCGACTCCCCCTGGTACCAGCAACATGGAACCTACCCGTTGCCCTGCTGCGACGACGAGCTGCCCTGCACCGGCGCGCTGGCCGCAGAAAAAAATGTGACG GGCTGTTTCGATCAGATCTTGGCAGAAATCAAGACTAACACAGGTGTGGTGGGTGGCGTGGCGGCCGGCATCGCTGCCTTGGAG ATCGCGGCCATG